A stretch of the Aminipila terrae genome encodes the following:
- a CDS encoding GNAT family N-acetyltransferase, with translation MIIRKAEIKDLKELLDIYNYEVEHGVATFDLKLKTLEEWKGWFSTHNVDNHPLFVAEVNNCVAGYASLSSYREKEAYKATVELSIYIGADYRKKGIASALMAFILEEARKDEGIHTVVSVITAGNEASRKLHEKFGFEYCGTIKEVGIKFGEYRDIENYRLGCRQTFQ, from the coding sequence ATGATAATCAGAAAAGCAGAGATAAAAGACTTAAAAGAACTATTGGATATTTATAATTATGAAGTTGAACATGGAGTAGCTACTTTTGATTTGAAGCTGAAAACTCTGGAGGAATGGAAAGGATGGTTTAGCACACATAATGTGGATAATCATCCCCTGTTTGTTGCCGAAGTAAATAACTGCGTTGCAGGATATGCTAGCCTGTCATCCTATAGAGAAAAGGAAGCTTACAAGGCTACCGTAGAACTATCTATATATATTGGAGCGGATTATAGAAAAAAGGGGATTGCTTCTGCTCTGATGGCATTTATTCTGGAAGAAGCCAGAAAGGATGAAGGAATACACACGGTGGTTTCGGTTATTACGGCGGGAAATGAAGCCAGCCGAAAGCTACATGAAAAATTTGGATTTGAGTACTGTGGTACTATCAAAGAAGTGGGAATAAAGTTTGGAGAATACAGAGATATTGAAAATTACAGGCTGGGGTGTAGGCAGACCTTTCAGTAA
- a CDS encoding maltose acetyltransferase domain-containing protein: protein MEEEEKIFAGKMFDPRKKELKAIKHKAHLACQRYNTMNEFDPDRLPIIREFIGSIGNTYYFQGPVQFNYGCHTFIGENFFANFNLMIMDDARIYIGDNVCFGPNVSLMATSHP from the coding sequence GTGGAAGAAGAAGAAAAGATATTTGCGGGTAAAATGTTTGATCCACGTAAAAAGGAGTTGAAGGCCATTAAGCACAAGGCACATCTGGCGTGTCAGAGATACAATACAATGAATGAATTTGATCCGGACCGTTTACCTATAATCAGAGAATTTATAGGAAGTATTGGAAACACCTACTATTTTCAGGGACCAGTTCAGTTTAATTATGGCTGTCATACTTTTATAGGAGAAAACTTCTTTGCAAACTTTAATCTGATGATTATGGATGACGCCCGTATTTATATAGGTGATAATGTATGCTTTGGACCAAATGTATCATTAATGGCTACTTCTCATCCCTGA
- a CDS encoding manganese efflux pump produces MYAFLLVLSLNIDSFSIGLNYGLRKIKISFLALITIVAMSLGILSISYSIGYIIFSFISIFVSKMISSLLLISLGCVLLIQTLINIHYPVENEALTIKKIKIKPLNIIVNIVREPSNGDMDHSGTINMKEAVYIGFALSMDSFAVGLSLAAFQINLTWFLLLTAIVNIILLMSGELIGKLVGSIVSGDKLKLVASIIIIFLGFTKLL; encoded by the coding sequence ATGTACGCATTTTTACTTGTGTTATCCCTAAATATTGATAGCTTTAGTATCGGATTGAACTATGGGTTAAGAAAAATTAAAATATCATTTTTAGCTTTAATAACTATAGTAGCTATGTCTTTAGGGATTCTATCTATTTCCTATTCAATCGGATATATCATATTTTCATTTATTTCAATTTTTGTATCTAAAATGATTAGTTCATTACTGCTTATTTCTCTGGGATGTGTATTACTAATACAGACGCTGATTAATATTCATTATCCAGTAGAGAATGAAGCGCTTACTATAAAAAAAATAAAAATTAAACCGCTGAATATCATAGTAAACATTGTGAGAGAACCCTCAAACGGAGATATGGACCACTCAGGGACTATTAATATGAAAGAAGCCGTATATATTGGTTTTGCTCTTTCAATGGATTCATTTGCTGTAGGTTTATCTTTAGCTGCATTTCAGATAAACTTAACCTGGTTTTTACTACTGACAGCAATCGTTAATATTATACTCCTAATGTCAGGAGAATTAATAGGAAAACTGGTAGGAAGTATTGTTTCAGGAGATAAGCTAAAATTAGTGGCCAGTATCATTATCATTTTTCTAGGTTTTACAAAGCTTTTATGA
- a CDS encoding APC family permease: protein MINRFLDVLIGRPLANEKGSKEKYNVPFGLAIMASDAISSVAYGAQEILFVLIVLGAASYQWLTWTSCMIIGLLAILTISYIQIINAYPQGGGAYKVAKENLGSKAGLCASAGLIIDYILTVAVSASAGADAIVSAFENLGIYKVEIVVTVIIILTILNLRGISESSKIFALPTYVFIFSMIFMIVYGLFKYFVLNIHPEPMYSVPDSTVSNISIFLILKAFSSGCSALTGVEAVSNSVPNFQEPSPKNAKIVMVLLAALIFFIFGGTSVLAKFYTAVPIVNGPTVVSQIAFAVFHKGFMYYVVQFSTAVILLMACNTAFTGFPMLMYIVGKDGYAPKQFTIRGKRLSFSVGIVALSLIACILVIIFKADTHRIIPLYAIGVFISFSLSQFGMVNHWRKSKGKNWKHGVVINGIGSVVTFFATIIILFEKFTEGAFIVLIIIPIIIMAQVKIKAHYDKIAAGLSVSNVRLNKVDFKIKYDHVIVVPIASLNKAAIGALQYAQSLGGKVIALNISTDMESMDKLKHRWNQLNTDMLLISKYSPYRAVVTPLLDNIYQIADAAEEEDEKITVIVPQFMTHEPWGSVLHNHTALFIRESLLKKGNIIVATYPYNLDKSDYAD from the coding sequence ATGATAAATAGGTTTTTAGATGTTCTGATTGGAAGGCCTTTAGCCAATGAAAAAGGCAGCAAAGAAAAATATAATGTTCCCTTTGGCCTGGCAATCATGGCTAGTGATGCCATATCCTCTGTAGCTTACGGAGCCCAGGAAATACTTTTCGTCCTTATTGTCCTTGGTGCCGCTTCTTATCAGTGGCTGACCTGGACTTCCTGTATGATTATAGGTCTGCTCGCCATATTGACCATTTCATATATACAGATTATCAATGCGTATCCACAAGGCGGGGGAGCTTACAAGGTAGCCAAGGAGAACTTAGGTTCCAAGGCCGGCCTCTGTGCCAGCGCGGGACTGATTATTGACTATATTCTTACAGTTGCCGTGAGCGCCAGTGCCGGTGCTGATGCTATCGTATCCGCATTTGAAAATTTGGGAATATACAAGGTGGAAATTGTTGTAACCGTAATCATTATTTTGACAATACTGAATTTGCGGGGAATCAGTGAATCCTCAAAAATATTTGCACTGCCTACTTATGTCTTTATTTTCAGTATGATTTTTATGATTGTTTACGGTCTTTTTAAATATTTTGTACTCAATATCCATCCGGAACCTATGTATTCTGTTCCTGACAGTACTGTTTCCAACATTTCAATATTTTTGATATTGAAAGCCTTTTCTTCCGGATGCTCTGCGTTGACCGGGGTAGAGGCAGTGAGTAACTCCGTTCCTAATTTTCAGGAACCAAGCCCGAAAAATGCCAAGATTGTCATGGTTTTACTGGCAGCACTGATATTTTTTATCTTTGGGGGAACTTCAGTCCTTGCGAAATTTTATACGGCTGTTCCTATTGTTAATGGACCTACAGTTGTATCCCAGATTGCTTTTGCAGTTTTCCATAAGGGATTTATGTATTATGTTGTCCAGTTCAGTACAGCAGTTATACTGCTCATGGCATGCAATACCGCCTTTACAGGTTTCCCTATGCTTATGTACATTGTGGGGAAAGATGGTTACGCACCAAAACAGTTTACTATTCGTGGCAAACGGTTGAGCTTTTCTGTAGGAATCGTAGCCTTATCTTTAATTGCATGTATTCTGGTTATTATTTTTAAAGCGGATACCCACAGAATCATTCCACTTTATGCCATCGGGGTATTTATCTCCTTTTCATTAAGCCAGTTTGGTATGGTAAACCACTGGAGAAAGTCAAAGGGGAAGAACTGGAAACATGGAGTTGTGATAAATGGTATCGGTTCAGTGGTCACATTTTTTGCAACCATCATCATCTTGTTTGAAAAATTTACGGAAGGGGCATTTATTGTATTAATCATCATCCCAATCATCATCATGGCACAGGTTAAGATTAAAGCTCATTATGATAAGATTGCCGCCGGATTAAGTGTCAGCAATGTGAGATTAAATAAAGTGGATTTTAAGATAAAATATGATCATGTCATAGTAGTTCCAATCGCTTCCTTGAATAAGGCGGCCATTGGTGCTCTGCAGTATGCCCAGAGTCTGGGGGGCAAGGTTATTGCACTGAACATTTCCACGGATATGGAATCCATGGATAAGTTAAAACACAGGTGGAACCAGTTAAATACGGATATGCTGCTGATTTCAAAATATTCTCCATACAGAGCTGTAGTAACCCCATTGTTGGATAATATTTACCAGATAGCAGATGCAGCGGAAGAGGAAGACGAAAAGATAACGGTCATCGTACCCCAGTTTATGACCCATGAACCTTGGGGAAGTGTTCTTCATAATCATACAGCATTATTTATACGGGAAAGTTTATTGAAAAAGGGTAACATTATTGTAGCTACTTATCCTTATAATCTTGACAAAAGTGACTATGCAGACTAA
- a CDS encoding LbetaH domain-containing protein, with protein MLWTKCIINGYFSSLIAQERMGLDERGNTTMAEYAEEIHIGNNVWIACNAVVLGGVHIGNNVVIGAGSVVTKDIPDNYLAFGNPCRPVRLITESDSKKDLILQEDIKHFEYNIK; from the coding sequence ATGCTTTGGACCAAATGTATCATTAATGGCTACTTCTCATCCCTGATAGCCCAGGAACGTATGGGTCTTGATGAAAGGGGAAATACCACAATGGCCGAATATGCAGAAGAAATTCATATTGGCAATAACGTGTGGATTGCCTGCAATGCTGTTGTATTAGGTGGTGTACATATAGGCAACAATGTAGTAATTGGTGCTGGCAGTGTTGTAACAAAAGACATTCCAGATAATTATCTTGCATTTGGCAACCCTTGCAGGCCGGTCCGCCTGATTACAGAATCAGATAGTAAAAAGGATTTAATTTTACAAGAAGATATCAAACATTTTGAATATAATATTAAATAA
- a CDS encoding M56 family metallopeptidase has translation MDHNVMPVMDSMNTGFMASSSIGETAVNWHLVIMIVWAMGTIAIGLWLFYSNLKFSRKIAGKRTFLMSVETHYKENPDNKEKNLTNKRMTKKKKKKMCLPVYVVDGLYSPCLMKYRGETGIYVTSDLINQKEKLRYAINHELCHYRHHDLIWSMVRGIFLASYWFNPLVWVAAVMSKRDCELACDYGVIRVIGKDNRLDYGKALVDLISSQEQKNNVFQMATTMWGSSKGIKERVNMIVENKKMKIPTLIAILLIATLSVGFTFTEPLTNVKDFTDQQKMQITAFATKWADAVTERDARTIYGLCQNKELYLTIGGVAENGQLWMGVSSPWPWNRDYKINILDSSTIEIYYYFRTSIPTVYAAKEIVTIREIDGKYKAAQDSWKQFDKVESKKDFDEAYKFGFPELEDFTETYQFQADDNTDYNKGRKEILENPATAAIDQLNLAGARVSGIYKDAYAKKALVKFEWKDGEGTVYLTQPEFTTEKGNKKQATVWVVSNEKWGTKTNGSI, from the coding sequence ATGGACCATAATGTTATGCCTGTTATGGATAGTATGAATACAGGCTTTATGGCAAGCAGCAGCATTGGGGAAACTGCTGTTAACTGGCATCTTGTCATAATGATTGTCTGGGCTATGGGGACTATTGCTATAGGGTTATGGCTTTTTTATTCAAATTTAAAATTTAGCAGGAAGATTGCTGGTAAGCGGACATTTTTAATGTCTGTAGAAACCCACTATAAAGAAAATCCAGATAATAAAGAAAAGAACCTTACAAATAAAAGAATGACAAAGAAAAAGAAAAAGAAAATGTGTCTGCCCGTGTATGTGGTTGATGGACTGTATTCTCCATGCCTTATGAAATATAGAGGAGAAACAGGCATATATGTGACCTCTGACTTGATTAACCAAAAAGAAAAGTTACGTTATGCCATTAATCATGAGCTGTGCCACTACAGACATCATGATTTAATCTGGTCTATGGTTCGTGGCATATTCTTAGCTTCTTATTGGTTCAATCCTTTAGTATGGGTGGCTGCAGTTATGTCTAAAAGAGATTGTGAACTTGCTTGTGATTATGGGGTAATCAGGGTAATAGGGAAAGACAACAGATTGGATTATGGAAAAGCTTTAGTGGATTTAATAAGTAGCCAGGAACAAAAAAATAATGTTTTTCAAATGGCTACCACTATGTGGGGAAGCTCAAAAGGAATAAAAGAAAGGGTTAACATGATTGTGGAAAATAAGAAAATGAAGATTCCCACGTTAATTGCAATACTTCTTATTGCTACACTGTCTGTGGGATTTACTTTTACAGAACCACTTACTAATGTAAAGGATTTTACTGATCAGCAAAAAATGCAGATTACTGCTTTCGCCACTAAATGGGCAGATGCGGTTACAGAAAGAGATGCCAGGACTATTTATGGTCTGTGTCAAAATAAAGAACTCTATTTAACTATTGGAGGAGTAGCAGAAAACGGCCAGTTATGGATGGGGGTATCAAGCCCGTGGCCATGGAACAGAGATTATAAAATCAATATTCTGGATTCATCTACAATTGAGATTTATTACTATTTCAGAACATCAATACCAACTGTTTATGCAGCCAAGGAAATTGTAACCATTAGGGAGATAGATGGTAAATATAAGGCAGCACAAGATAGTTGGAAACAATTTGATAAGGTTGAATCTAAGAAAGATTTTGATGAGGCTTATAAATTTGGATTCCCTGAACTTGAAGATTTCACGGAGACTTACCAGTTTCAAGCAGATGATAATACGGATTATAACAAGGGTAGAAAAGAAATTCTTGAAAACCCGGCTACTGCAGCAATAGATCAGTTAAACCTTGCTGGTGCCAGGGTTAGTGGTATTTATAAGGATGCCTATGCAAAAAAAGCCCTGGTTAAATTTGAGTGGAAAGACGGTGAAGGTACGGTTTATTTAACCCAGCCTGAATTTACAACTGAAAAGGGGAACAAGAAGCAGGCCACTGTGTGGGTGGTTTCTAATGAAAAATGGGGAACGAAAACCAATGGAAGCATTTAA
- a CDS encoding YjgB family protein, which yields MISVFKKKASKWAVAALLITVLLTGCSDIKGQENTSKSIDNSASGSTQTQKENVSQNSSGSTSTKSDQKELLSDIMESAKEGKVINCDIAANETANIWDIEEKWGKADKTEEWIPEAKGCYTTYSKSNIVFGSNKGGAIFEIRSFDSQLKNISLSMVKDAFGKPEYAVKTNNQQIVGYTADTDYKLLFVFPEPSKSNKDPKLDHYCVLYPKGTVNIMSGDKGREW from the coding sequence ATGATTAGCGTATTTAAAAAGAAAGCTTCTAAATGGGCAGTTGCAGCCCTGTTAATTACAGTTTTATTAACAGGATGTTCAGATATAAAAGGTCAGGAAAATACATCAAAATCTATTGATAATTCTGCTTCTGGCAGCACCCAGACTCAAAAAGAAAATGTTTCTCAGAATTCTTCGGGAAGTACTTCAACTAAGTCTGATCAAAAAGAACTATTGTCAGATATAATGGAGTCTGCCAAGGAGGGAAAGGTTATTAATTGTGATATTGCTGCAAATGAAACAGCAAATATATGGGATATTGAAGAAAAATGGGGAAAAGCAGATAAGACAGAAGAATGGATTCCGGAGGCAAAAGGGTGTTATACAACCTATTCAAAATCTAACATTGTCTTTGGATCAAATAAAGGGGGAGCTATTTTTGAAATCAGATCTTTTGACAGCCAGCTGAAAAACATCTCTCTTTCCATGGTAAAAGACGCTTTTGGAAAGCCAGAATATGCGGTTAAAACCAACAATCAGCAGATTGTGGGATATACTGCAGATACGGACTATAAATTACTTTTTGTATTCCCAGAACCTTCAAAAAGTAATAAAGATCCTAAGCTTGATCATTACTGTGTTTTATATCCCAAAGGCACTGTTAATATAATGTCTGGAGATAAGGGAAGAGAATGGTAA
- a CDS encoding M56 family metallopeptidase produces MINTIISSSALIVIILIIRFSLKGKINPMLQYGLWSLVALRLAFFNLLNLHPIESALSVMNVAEDVTKTIQGISTAGQITGGIPRQGWTIMLCLLWIV; encoded by the coding sequence ATGATAAATACAATCATATCCTCATCTGCATTGATTGTGATTATACTTATTATCAGGTTTTCCTTGAAGGGGAAAATCAATCCGATGTTGCAGTATGGCCTTTGGAGTCTTGTGGCCCTGCGGCTGGCGTTCTTTAACCTGTTGAATTTACATCCTATAGAAAGTGCCTTAAGTGTCATGAATGTGGCAGAGGATGTTACAAAAACAATACAGGGAATTTCAACAGCAGGACAAATTACTGGGGGAATACCCAGACAGGGATGGACCATAATGTTATGCCTGTTATGGATAGTATGA
- a CDS encoding BlaI/MecI/CopY family transcriptional regulator, with amino-acid sequence MKKINLSDGEWSMMNILWQDAPKTITQLTAELKEARGWSKHTVITMLGRMESKNVVRYEEGNRAKQYYPTVERTETALGETESFLEKVYSGSIGLMVNTMVEKNSLSKDEIDELYAILRKAEEGAK; translated from the coding sequence ATGAAGAAAATCAATTTGTCAGACGGTGAGTGGAGCATGATGAACATATTATGGCAGGATGCTCCCAAAACGATTACCCAGCTTACAGCTGAACTGAAAGAAGCCAGAGGCTGGAGTAAACATACCGTTATAACGATGCTTGGACGAATGGAATCAAAGAATGTAGTAAGATATGAAGAAGGAAACAGAGCAAAGCAGTATTATCCCACGGTTGAAAGAACCGAAACAGCACTGGGAGAAACAGAAAGCTTTCTCGAAAAAGTCTATTCAGGGAGTATAGGACTGATGGTCAACACCATGGTTGAGAAGAACAGTTTATCAAAGGATGAGATTGATGAATTGTATGCCATACTGAGAAAGGCAGAGGAGGGAGCAAAATGA
- a CDS encoding cupin domain-containing protein, which produces MKDFPQFMKNQLNHIDSSQQNTKDIDGYYFEGKDGSQMAYWTYYADRDSKEQVHQFDEYTVCVAGQYVEIFDGIEHVLNPGDEIVVPKGTLHYGRVKAGTRTIHCFGGKRINHL; this is translated from the coding sequence ATGAAAGATTTCCCACAATTTATGAAAAATCAACTAAACCATATTGATAGCAGTCAGCAAAATACTAAGGACATAGATGGATATTATTTTGAGGGAAAGGACGGAAGCCAAATGGCCTATTGGACGTACTATGCAGATAGAGATTCTAAAGAGCAGGTGCATCAATTTGATGAATATACAGTATGTGTTGCCGGACAATACGTGGAAATCTTTGATGGAATTGAACATGTCTTAAATCCGGGGGATGAAATCGTTGTGCCTAAGGGAACGCTTCATTATGGAAGAGTAAAGGCAGGAACAAGAACAATACATTGTTTTGGAGGAAAGAGAATTAACCATTTATAA
- a CDS encoding LNS2 domain-containing protein, whose amino-acid sequence MNIISIRENSHYARESITTLDTMNIMDLNILHRDIIHGEKVQESIRPNYNNQHVNLKGSNMRKILINENNRSDLTIMLFVEGTILKPKSWLSLYNHNSYIPIGNAVEIIKKWQEQGANIIYCTSRKKKQADAIATLLKKYSFDGSFLVSRESKERYKDIVEMVKPDILIEDDCKSIGGAWQMCITKVNQEIRKKILSIIVSEFKGIDNLPADIDSLKTFSANSNL is encoded by the coding sequence ATGAATATTATTTCCATAAGAGAGAACTCTCATTATGCACGAGAGTCAATAACAACATTGGATACTATGAACATTATGGATTTGAATATATTGCACAGGGATATCATCCATGGGGAGAAAGTTCAAGAGTCTATCAGGCCAAACTATAACAACCAGCATGTTAATTTGAAAGGCAGTAATATGAGAAAGATTTTAATCAATGAAAATAATCGTTCAGACTTAACCATCATGCTATTTGTTGAGGGAACTATCCTAAAACCCAAATCATGGTTATCCCTATATAATCACAACTCTTATATACCCATTGGAAATGCAGTGGAAATCATAAAGAAGTGGCAAGAGCAAGGCGCAAATATTATCTACTGTACTTCACGAAAGAAAAAACAGGCAGATGCTATTGCAACTCTTTTAAAAAAATATAGTTTTGATGGATCTTTTTTGGTATCCAGAGAGTCAAAAGAAAGGTATAAAGACATAGTAGAAATGGTGAAGCCAGATATTTTGATTGAAGATGATTGCAAAAGTATTGGTGGGGCGTGGCAAATGTGTATTACAAAAGTAAATCAGGAAATCAGGAAAAAGATTTTGTCTATTATAGTGTCAGAGTTTAAGGGCATCGATAATCTGCCTGCTGATATTGACAGCTTGAAAACTTTTAGTGCAAATTCAAACTTATAA
- a CDS encoding TVP38/TMEM64 family protein, whose product MKYQSRNWLKIRKYLMLFIIFSILVLSGIVITMPYWDSIMALLSNPDNIKNFVESYGMYGTLVFIAFQIIQIVIAIIPGEPIQIAGGYIYGTFGGFILSTIGIMTGSVIAFFISRKFGLPVVKLFVKQDKLFYYKDKFESKKGLLIIFILCFIPGVPKDILVYAAGLTLIRFRIFFTIYFFARIPAGILASYMGAQLGQNNFGGFVLSAIIAVIMIGTGYFFKEKIYRLLKS is encoded by the coding sequence ATGAAGTATCAATCACGTAACTGGTTAAAAATAAGGAAATACTTAATGCTTTTTATCATTTTCAGCATTTTAGTTTTATCAGGGATAGTAATAACAATGCCATATTGGGATTCTATCATGGCATTGTTAAGTAATCCAGACAACATCAAGAATTTTGTTGAGAGCTACGGTATGTACGGAACGTTAGTTTTCATTGCCTTTCAAATTATTCAAATCGTAATAGCTATTATACCGGGAGAACCGATTCAGATTGCCGGAGGCTATATATATGGGACCTTTGGGGGATTTATTCTTTCAACAATCGGGATAATGACTGGCTCTGTTATAGCTTTTTTTATTTCTAGAAAATTCGGATTGCCAGTAGTAAAGTTATTTGTAAAACAGGACAAATTATTTTATTATAAGGATAAGTTTGAGAGCAAAAAAGGATTGCTGATTATTTTTATTCTTTGTTTTATCCCGGGCGTTCCCAAGGATATTCTTGTTTATGCAGCAGGGCTTACCCTGATCCGATTCCGGATTTTCTTTACTATTTATTTCTTCGCCCGTATTCCTGCCGGTATTTTAGCAAGCTATATGGGGGCACAGTTAGGACAGAATAATTTTGGAGGCTTTGTTCTTTCTGCAATCATTGCAGTGATTATGATTGGAACTGGGTATTTCTTTAAAGAGAAGATCTATAGGCTGCTTAAATCATAA
- a CDS encoding cation:proton antiporter, whose amino-acid sequence MVLIFQLAIILIASKVAGSLSVRLGQPSVLGKLLIGIVLGPSVLGLVEGTEVLGNLSEIGVILLMFIAGLETDFKEFKRTGAAATLVGLSGIIVPFGFGLAAGSFLNFSTIGSWFLGLLLSATSVSISVQTLKEMDRLKTREGAAILGAAVIDDVVVIIALAFLMSFTSSDVNLSVVILKKVLFFAGAIAIGWKGVPWFMNKFTSLKVTETVISSALIICFTFAYLAEYTGVAAIIGSYMAGVAVSATDYKSEVLEKVETISYSIFVPVFFTSIGVTAQFTGIGKSLPVIIFISIIAILSKLIGASAGAKISGFSWRSALGIGSAMVSRGEVALIMATIGLDNNLLSSDFYAVIVVVVLVTTIATPLMMKWSFSN is encoded by the coding sequence ATGGTTTTAATATTTCAATTAGCTATCATATTGATTGCATCTAAAGTTGCTGGAAGTTTGAGCGTAAGGCTTGGACAGCCCTCTGTTCTGGGCAAACTCTTAATCGGTATTGTACTTGGACCTTCTGTCCTAGGTCTTGTGGAAGGAACTGAAGTTCTAGGAAACTTAAGCGAGATTGGAGTGATACTGCTTATGTTCATTGCCGGATTAGAAACAGATTTCAAGGAATTTAAAAGGACAGGAGCAGCAGCCACATTAGTGGGACTCAGTGGAATTATTGTACCCTTTGGATTTGGACTAGCCGCAGGAAGTTTCTTGAACTTTTCTACCATAGGCTCCTGGTTTTTAGGATTATTACTTTCAGCTACAAGTGTGAGTATATCTGTTCAGACATTAAAAGAAATGGACCGGCTGAAGACTCGGGAAGGAGCTGCTATTTTAGGGGCAGCTGTTATTGACGATGTAGTGGTTATTATTGCGTTAGCATTCTTAATGAGCTTTACCAGCAGTGATGTTAATTTAAGTGTTGTTATCTTAAAGAAAGTATTATTTTTTGCAGGAGCTATTGCCATAGGGTGGAAAGGTGTTCCATGGTTCATGAATAAATTCACTTCTTTAAAAGTAACAGAAACGGTTATTTCCTCTGCATTAATCATATGTTTCACTTTTGCATATTTAGCAGAATACACAGGTGTTGCCGCAATCATAGGGTCTTATATGGCAGGAGTAGCTGTAAGTGCTACAGACTATAAAAGTGAAGTGCTTGAAAAGGTTGAAACTATTAGTTATTCAATATTTGTTCCTGTATTTTTTACATCCATTGGTGTTACAGCTCAGTTTACAGGAATAGGCAAAAGTTTACCTGTTATAATATTCATAAGCATAATTGCTATTCTTTCAAAGCTCATTGGAGCTTCAGCAGGTGCTAAAATATCTGGATTCAGTTGGAGAAGTGCGTTAGGCATAGGATCTGCCATGGTTTCAAGGGGGGAAGTAGCTCTTATTATGGCAACTATCGGCTTGGACAATAATTTATTAAGTTCGGATTTCTATGCGGTAATCGTTGTTGTGGTCCTTGTGACGACAATTGCTACTCCTTTAATGATGAAATGGTCTTTCAGCAATTAA